From the Entomomonas sp. E2T0 genome, one window contains:
- a CDS encoding YgiW/YdeI family stress tolerance OB fold protein, whose product MKKYILATLLLASSSLVFADGFTGATTPNSAGGYTGPANTSAKLMTVKQAQSLSDDSYVTLRGNIVQHIREDKYSFQDSTGKVVVEIDNDLWYGLTVAPTDTVEIIGEVDKDSHWSNVEIDVKRIKKI is encoded by the coding sequence ATGAAAAAATATATATTAGCTACTTTATTGCTTGCTTCTAGTTCACTTGTTTTCGCGGATGGTTTTACAGGTGCTACTACACCAAATAGTGCAGGTGGATACACAGGTCCAGCGAATACATCAGCTAAATTAATGACAGTTAAACAAGCACAGTCTCTATCAGATGATAGTTATGTGACTTTAAGGGGTAATATTGTTCAGCATATCAGAGAAGATAAATATTCTTTCCAAGATAGTACCGGTAAAGTAGTTGTTGAGATAGATAATGATCTTTGGTACGGCTTAACAGTAGCACCTACTGACACTGTTGAAATCATTGGTGAAGTAGACAAAGATAGCCATTGGAGTAATGTTGAGATTGATGTTAAACGTATCAAGAAAATTTAG
- the qseC gene encoding quorum sensing histidine kinase QseC yields MKRLSLKLRFIIYFCITIVITWSIATGITYVLSRKILKEVFDSQQVLFAKRLASLNLNELLQNHDEKSEIVEVHSKAIKRFDYDDDVLSFAVFNQYGKMILHDDEDGEEFIFNNKVMQQTDPVYMEDTKEWRIIWLRAQDNKTIIAVGQENEYREEMAERMAISQALPWLIMITILMVITIITISRELLPLNKLAKELQQRQPDDSTQIVDEGAPKEIKPFIEALNSLFNKISAMIIRERRFTENAAHELRSPLTALRIQAEVAQISSINSEQQKTALNNLITGIDRASRLIDQLLTLSRLDAESKLTEQQLIDWQGLIASEIDLLTPLANKKNISIHYQLINKNTQCKGNSLFVSLLIRNLIDNAIKYCPENSQITITENNNMITIEDNGQGVDNETLARLGERFYRPAGMDITGSGLGISIVKQVATLHRWHIHFYLVKPSGLGIRISS; encoded by the coding sequence ATGAAAAGGCTCAGCTTAAAATTAAGATTTATTATCTATTTTTGTATTACTATTGTGATTACTTGGAGTATTGCAACAGGTATTACCTATGTACTATCAAGAAAAATATTAAAAGAAGTATTTGATAGCCAACAAGTTCTTTTTGCTAAACGTTTAGCCTCACTTAATCTAAATGAGCTTTTGCAAAATCATGATGAAAAGTCTGAAATAGTTGAAGTACATTCAAAAGCCATAAAACGTTTTGATTATGATGACGATGTTTTATCGTTTGCTGTTTTTAATCAATATGGAAAAATGATTCTGCATGATGATGAAGATGGAGAAGAGTTTATTTTTAATAATAAAGTTATGCAACAAACAGACCCCGTGTATATGGAGGACACTAAAGAATGGCGCATTATTTGGCTGAGAGCGCAGGATAATAAAACTATTATAGCGGTTGGCCAAGAAAATGAATATCGTGAAGAAATGGCCGAAAGGATGGCTATTTCACAAGCCTTACCTTGGCTTATTATGATTACTATTTTAATGGTAATAACCATTATTACTATTTCTCGTGAGCTTTTACCCTTAAATAAATTGGCCAAAGAATTACAACAAAGACAACCTGATGACTCAACCCAAATTGTAGATGAGGGTGCACCTAAAGAAATTAAACCTTTTATTGAGGCGCTTAATTCATTATTTAATAAAATTTCTGCGATGATTATTAGGGAAAGACGTTTTACAGAAAATGCTGCCCATGAGTTACGTTCGCCTTTAACGGCGTTAAGAATTCAGGCAGAAGTGGCACAGATTTCTTCCATTAATTCAGAGCAACAAAAAACAGCCCTTAATAATTTAATTACAGGTATCGATAGAGCGAGTCGCCTTATTGATCAACTACTTACATTATCTCGGTTAGATGCAGAATCAAAACTAACAGAGCAACAGCTTATTGATTGGCAAGGTTTAATTGCCTCTGAAATAGATTTATTAACCCCATTAGCTAATAAGAAAAATATTAGTATCCATTATCAACTGATTAATAAAAATACTCAGTGCAAAGGTAACTCTTTATTTGTTTCACTGTTGATTCGTAACTTAATTGATAATGCAATTAAATATTGTCCTGAAAATAGCCAAATTACCATTACAGAAAATAATAATATGATTACTATTGAGGATAATGGGCAGGGTGTTGATAATGAAACCTTAGCTAGATTGGGCGAACGTTTCTATAGACCAGCAGGGATGGATATAACAGGTAGTGGTCTTGGTATTTCTATTGTAAAACAAGTGGCTACATTACATCGATGGCATATCCACTTCTATTTGGTTAAGCCCAGTGGTTTAGGTATTAGAATTAGTAGCTGA
- the der gene encoding ribosome biogenesis GTPase Der codes for MVPVLALVGRPNVGKSTLFNRLTKSRSAIVAEYAGLTRDRQYGEAHWHGKPYIVIDTGGLSGEELGIDAKMAQQSLLAIEEADVVLFMVDAKDGLTGGDQLIMDHLRKRNKKTYLVVNKIDAVNADYVQAEFSPLGFEAILAIAAAHGRGINPMLETILTEMLANSDSEEIDDIVTDVAETEETPRVPGPSEKDGIKIAIIGRPNVGKSTLVNRMLGEERVVVFDQAGTTRDSIYIPFTRDEEKYTFIDTAGVRRRGKIFEAVEKFSVIKTLQAIQDANVVIFVMDAREGVVEHDLNLLGFVLETGRALVIALNKWDGMEASEREYLKTELQRRLMFVNFADIHFISALHGTGVGHLYKSVQTAFASAVTRWPTSKLTRILEDAVQEHQPPLVNGRRIKLRYAHLGGANPPLIVIHGNQVEKVPKAYSRYLENTFRRALKLVGTPIRIEYKGSANPYEHKKNTLTERQVNKKRRLMSHHKKAEKKRKDKKR; via the coding sequence ATGGTTCCTGTGCTTGCCCTAGTAGGCCGTCCAAACGTTGGTAAATCAACTTTATTTAACCGTCTTACCAAGTCGCGTAGTGCTATTGTGGCAGAGTATGCAGGCTTAACCCGTGATCGCCAATATGGTGAAGCTCATTGGCATGGTAAACCCTATATTGTTATTGATACAGGTGGTTTATCAGGTGAAGAACTAGGTATTGATGCCAAAATGGCACAACAATCATTGCTAGCTATTGAAGAAGCAGATGTTGTGTTATTTATGGTTGATGCCAAAGATGGTTTAACGGGTGGTGATCAGTTAATTATGGATCACCTACGTAAACGTAATAAAAAAACCTACTTAGTAGTTAATAAAATAGATGCAGTGAATGCCGATTATGTGCAGGCAGAGTTTAGTCCACTAGGTTTTGAAGCTATTCTTGCAATTGCTGCTGCGCATGGTCGTGGTATTAACCCAATGTTAGAAACTATTTTGACGGAAATGCTTGCCAATAGTGATTCTGAAGAGATTGATGACATTGTTACAGACGTTGCAGAAACAGAAGAAACACCTCGTGTACCAGGCCCTAGTGAAAAAGATGGGATTAAGATAGCAATTATTGGTCGTCCTAATGTGGGTAAATCTACCTTAGTTAATCGAATGTTAGGAGAAGAGCGGGTTGTAGTATTTGACCAAGCAGGTACTACCCGAGACAGTATTTATATTCCCTTTACCCGAGATGAAGAAAAATATACCTTTATTGATACCGCAGGGGTAAGAAGACGCGGAAAAATTTTTGAGGCTGTTGAAAAATTCTCAGTGATTAAAACCTTACAAGCTATCCAAGACGCCAATGTAGTGATCTTTGTAATGGATGCTAGAGAGGGTGTAGTTGAGCATGACCTTAACTTATTAGGCTTCGTATTAGAAACAGGTCGTGCCTTAGTAATTGCCCTTAATAAATGGGATGGAATGGAAGCATCTGAACGTGAATACCTTAAAACAGAGCTACAGCGCCGTTTAATGTTTGTTAACTTTGCTGATATTCATTTTATTTCTGCATTACATGGTACTGGGGTTGGGCATCTCTATAAATCCGTACAAACTGCTTTTGCTTCGGCTGTTACCCGTTGGCCTACCAGTAAACTAACGCGAATTTTAGAAGATGCTGTACAGGAGCATCAACCACCTTTAGTAAATGGTCGCCGTATTAAATTACGTTATGCGCATCTAGGGGGAGCAAATCCACCATTAATTGTAATTCATGGTAATCAGGTAGAAAAAGTACCTAAGGCTTATAGTCGTTATTTAGAAAATACTTTTAGAAGAGCCTTAAAGCTAGTAGGTACGCCGATTCGTATTGAATACAAAGGCAGTGCTAACCCTTATGAACATAAGAAAAACACACTGACAGAACGACAAGTGAATAAAAAACGTCGTTTAATGAGCCACCATAAAAAAGCAGAGAAAAAGCGTAAGGATAAAAAACGTTGA
- a CDS encoding toxin-antitoxin system YwqK family antitoxin, translating into MEIFKKFVLGLGLTLLILPTIVTAQVQVEQAAKPISSPLKENTIIGYFDEEGNLVDTKEQSKYYRKLLKIEENNTYIIQDFYTASDKKQVDATSFTNVKNLNSFIADEMGEIDGHYVQWYENGQMEMESHYNKGVLEGIATVWYESGQKKSEVNYKNNKMDGSFRTWYDNGQLESETTFVKGEIEGPAKIWYLSGKPKMQATYKDNQVEGLAIKWYENGNKMEEYRYQDNRLEGVVTRWFEDGQKSFEATYKNNQIDGLQVSWLKEDNQLLKQEIQYKEGVINGSIIRYFPSGQKQLERYAKDGKLDGVSYVWYANGQKKLEVIYENDKKNGDSTEWYQNGHKKVAGLFKADRKEGLWNSWYINGQLEKKCGFLSNYPTFCESWYDNGERRSEGSYIAGKKEGIWKRWHVNGIQESECQFRKGIPVNCKIWNEKGQLIN; encoded by the coding sequence ATGGAAATATTTAAGAAATTTGTTTTAGGATTAGGTCTAACACTATTAATACTACCTACTATAGTTACTGCACAGGTACAGGTAGAGCAAGCTGCAAAACCTATAAGTAGTCCCCTAAAAGAAAATACTATCATTGGTTATTTTGATGAAGAAGGTAACCTTGTTGATACTAAAGAGCAGAGTAAATATTATCGTAAGCTACTAAAAATAGAAGAAAATAATACCTATATAATACAAGATTTTTATACGGCTTCTGATAAAAAACAAGTTGATGCTACAAGTTTTACTAATGTTAAAAATCTAAACTCTTTTATCGCAGATGAGATGGGTGAAATAGATGGACATTATGTTCAATGGTATGAAAATGGCCAAATGGAAATGGAATCTCATTATAACAAGGGTGTATTAGAAGGCATTGCTACTGTATGGTATGAGTCAGGACAAAAGAAATCTGAAGTTAATTATAAAAATAATAAAATGGATGGTTCTTTTAGAACATGGTATGACAATGGTCAATTAGAATCAGAAACTACTTTTGTGAAAGGCGAGATAGAGGGACCTGCAAAAATTTGGTATTTATCAGGTAAACCGAAAATGCAAGCAACCTACAAAGATAACCAAGTTGAAGGTCTAGCTATTAAGTGGTATGAAAATGGTAATAAAATGGAAGAATACCGTTATCAAGATAATAGATTAGAGGGCGTTGTGACTAGATGGTTTGAAGATGGCCAAAAAAGCTTTGAAGCAACCTATAAAAATAATCAAATAGATGGCTTACAAGTTTCTTGGTTAAAAGAAGATAACCAATTACTAAAGCAAGAAATTCAATATAAAGAGGGTGTTATTAATGGTTCAATTATCCGTTATTTCCCTTCAGGTCAGAAACAGCTAGAACGTTATGCTAAAGACGGTAAATTAGATGGTGTTTCTTATGTATGGTATGCCAATGGTCAGAAAAAATTAGAAGTTATTTATGAGAATGACAAAAAGAATGGTGACTCTACTGAGTGGTATCAAAATGGTCATAAAAAGGTAGCTGGCTTGTTTAAGGCAGATAGGAAAGAAGGGCTATGGAATAGCTGGTATATTAATGGCCAGTTAGAAAAAAAGTGTGGCTTCTTATCAAATTATCCTACGTTTTGTGAGTCTTGGTATGACAATGGTGAAAGAAGATCAGAAGGTAGTTATATTGCAGGTAAAAAAGAAGGTATTTGGAAAAGATGGCATGTTAATGGAATACAAGAGTCAGAATGCCAATTTAGAAAAGGCATTCCTGTTAATTGTAAAATTTGGAATGAAAAAGGACAGTTAATTAACTAG
- a CDS encoding YfgM family protein encodes MSTQTEQEQIEELKNFWTEYGKPIFIGILLAITVVAVWKFWENRQLTNKMKEAQNYQMLVIAMSQPIEQVKEADVASIADQLQQVNPNSYYAQYAKFYLAKVAAHQGKLEDAAKSLQVVLDKPADKVLEELARQRLAQVLAAQDKIDEALKLLDAPVAKAFTASRQELKGDLLLKQGNTEQARTAYQEALTAAETAKSANVVIIKLKLNDLAKEGA; translated from the coding sequence GTGTCTACACAAACTGAACAAGAACAGATAGAAGAGTTAAAAAATTTCTGGACAGAATATGGTAAACCTATTTTCATTGGTATATTGTTAGCAATTACGGTGGTAGCGGTATGGAAGTTTTGGGAAAACCGCCAATTAACCAATAAAATGAAAGAAGCACAGAACTATCAGATGCTTGTAATAGCTATGTCGCAACCAATAGAGCAAGTAAAGGAAGCAGATGTGGCATCAATTGCTGACCAATTACAACAAGTGAATCCTAATAGTTACTATGCGCAATATGCTAAATTTTATTTAGCTAAAGTAGCTGCTCATCAGGGCAAATTAGAAGATGCGGCTAAGTCATTACAAGTAGTACTTGATAAACCTGCTGATAAAGTATTGGAAGAACTAGCTAGACAGCGTTTAGCGCAAGTGTTAGCAGCCCAAGATAAAATCGATGAAGCGTTAAAATTATTAGATGCTCCTGTTGCAAAAGCTTTTACCGCTAGTCGTCAAGAACTTAAAGGTGACTTGTTATTAAAACAAGGTAATACTGAACAGGCTCGTACTGCTTATCAAGAGGCTTTAACCGCAGCAGAAACTGCAAAGTCAGCCAATGTAGTTATTATTAAGTTAAAGCTTAATGATCTTGCCAAAGAGGGTGCGTAA
- the bamB gene encoding outer membrane protein assembly factor BamB, translated as MWRKLLTICSVVLVLSACSSGPKELPPAKLVKFNPEINLSVSWSRSIGDGQGDLYNRLAPAIDGSIIYAADAEGVVMAMDRFNGKVKWKKKLKLPVSGGVSANNGVVLLGTLKGEVIALDSSTGDVRWKGQVNSEILSAPVTNGNEVVVQTAADTLFGFDIVTGNQLWRYDNYPAILTLRGSSTPVITQDIAVFGLSTGQVVALDVKQGIPLWGQVIAIPKGRSELERMVDIDGKLLVSGSTLYVVTYQGQMAALELTTGRILWQRMASSYTGVGQNAGTAFLSLADGTVQAIDERNSSELWANTQLARRQLSGPATFYNYVAVGDFEGYLHLMSQLDGHFVARRKIDGDGVRVQPLVVDNIMYVYGNGGKLVALTIK; from the coding sequence ATGTGGCGCAAATTACTAACCATTTGCTCAGTTGTCTTAGTATTAAGCGCTTGTAGCAGTGGCCCTAAAGAGTTACCACCAGCCAAATTAGTAAAATTTAATCCAGAAATTAACTTAAGCGTATCTTGGTCGCGTTCTATTGGTGATGGTCAAGGTGATCTCTATAATCGTTTAGCACCTGCTATAGACGGTAGCATAATTTATGCTGCCGATGCTGAAGGCGTTGTTATGGCGATGGATCGTTTTAATGGCAAAGTTAAATGGAAGAAAAAATTAAAACTACCTGTTTCAGGTGGCGTATCAGCTAACAATGGCGTTGTGTTATTAGGTACTTTAAAGGGTGAAGTGATTGCTCTTGACAGTAGCACAGGCGATGTTAGATGGAAAGGTCAGGTTAATAGTGAAATATTATCGGCTCCCGTTACTAATGGTAATGAAGTAGTTGTACAAACAGCTGCCGATACTTTATTTGGTTTTGATATTGTAACCGGTAACCAATTATGGCGTTACGATAACTATCCCGCTATTTTAACCCTACGTGGAAGTAGTACTCCTGTTATTACGCAAGACATAGCAGTGTTTGGATTATCAACCGGTCAGGTTGTTGCTTTAGATGTTAAACAAGGTATTCCATTATGGGGACAAGTTATTGCTATCCCTAAAGGACGTTCCGAATTAGAACGTATGGTGGATATTGATGGTAAATTATTAGTATCAGGTAGCACTCTTTACGTTGTAACCTATCAAGGTCAAATGGCTGCGTTAGAACTAACAACAGGCCGTATTTTATGGCAACGCATGGCATCTAGCTATACAGGTGTAGGGCAAAACGCTGGCACTGCTTTCTTAAGTTTAGCAGATGGTACTGTGCAAGCGATTGATGAACGTAACTCAAGCGAATTATGGGCTAATACACAATTAGCACGTCGTCAATTATCAGGTCCTGCTACTTTTTATAATTATGTGGCAGTAGGTGATTTTGAAGGTTATTTACATTTAATGAGTCAGCTCGACGGTCATTTTGTGGCACGTCGCAAAATAGATGGTGATGGTGTTCGTGTACAACCATTAGTAGTAGACAATATAATGTATGTATATGGTAATGGTGGTAAATTAGTTGCCTTAACAATTAAATAA
- a CDS encoding response regulator, whose protein sequence is MRILLIEDDKLIGDGIKVGLTAYGYSVDWFTEGLQGQQALLVADYDAVILDLGLPNIDGMQILSYWRKNGRQEPVIILTARDAIEQRVTGLQCGADDYLCKPFALEELSARLQTVIRRTHGQSSSELVYEDIRLNIASRQVTLENQSISLTTKEVNILELFLLNPNRLLSRELLQEKLYSWDTDVSSNTVDVYIHNLRKKLGNKIIKTVYGAGYILGNEQ, encoded by the coding sequence ATGCGAATCTTACTGATTGAAGATGATAAATTAATAGGCGATGGTATTAAAGTAGGATTAACAGCGTATGGTTATTCTGTAGACTGGTTTACAGAAGGTTTACAAGGACAACAGGCGCTGTTAGTCGCTGACTACGATGCGGTGATTTTAGATCTTGGTTTACCCAACATAGATGGTATGCAAATTCTTTCTTATTGGCGTAAAAATGGTCGACAAGAACCTGTCATTATCTTGACTGCAAGAGATGCTATAGAACAACGGGTAACAGGGTTGCAATGTGGCGCTGATGATTATTTGTGTAAACCCTTTGCCTTAGAAGAGTTATCAGCTCGTTTACAAACCGTTATCAGGCGTACTCATGGGCAAAGCTCCTCAGAGTTGGTTTATGAAGATATTCGTCTTAATATTGCCAGTCGCCAAGTAACGCTTGAGAATCAATCAATCTCTTTAACCACTAAAGAAGTTAATATCTTAGAACTGTTTTTACTGAATCCTAATCGACTGTTATCTCGTGAGTTGTTACAAGAAAAACTCTACTCTTGGGATACGGATGTGAGCAGTAATACAGTGGATGTATATATCCATAACTTACGTAAAAAACTAGGTAATAAAATAATCAAAACAGTGTATGGTGCAGGTTATATTCTAGGAAATGAGCAATGA